One genomic segment of Vespa crabro chromosome 3, iyVesCrab1.2, whole genome shotgun sequence includes these proteins:
- the LOC124423242 gene encoding MMS19 nucleotide excision repair protein, with the protein MENGSDKFFEVNSHNNSVVRSFSLKACLEMATPASSTLAERLSANFNDNVALVSVCKDIALEVQLGELKLSTFVEELGSFVTNKDVSVREGGVTALSSVLSELPNDFLNETELHFITVFFCDRLKDHHSIIPVVLRGILAIVQMIHLPQDAPACLFTKMFEHVQCQSQLLQDRRNIYLIFATLLQSRLNDLKKMGPDFVYGVISSIDGERDPRNLMLLFNILPNFIKEFPLGHLAEEMFEVISCYFPIDFNPIGSDVIGITREDLAESLAPCLYAIPEFVEFCIPLISDKLSSNLKVAKLDSLHLLRKGAYVFGVNGLEPYLSELWPIIRKEVMSGGDSEIKNTTLKTLAVLIEVISADEKVHGTFIEKILTDIKMSLCDVQLSLFRPAENLLESVAMVNKQTCVYVLRVIVPICLGQYSTKNLLMDKVIIMDALNNFMKIASDLGFSIKDVPELTWTDIPQLYFEELSKQSTELRIKILIGLTIQRAYLKETHRILLYDIICNEIDTGCEEMRNICQACLAAFANLYPNEVLLVVQEKLQIDKDDIDVKVKIRRLQALSIIAKIPELANEILPKVLGIGNSPNSEISLAALKCIHKLVSIRNSTSDVQYFLYNECNIIDKLISFTTNTSTDKLSLISSICQCIVRGLSVEDQQMITDKYIAIITQNTCENVITVIISLLISLRQEVKLILDDSLLESLYNLAVNSSNSITRTMSCQLLSVVLNKMNNAEHFKNSLIYLQEKIKKNLESTSNVDIKKKTVILHIWLTKAAVTKGSYNSQDCLNILTEMLKHNEVGEYVAQEYKRLTRKMDNTLTSENFCNIKIFYKQRVFQHLLQQNNSFLNNSRQNFLIALTYLIEEMPTELLYMHLSELVFLLIESLSLDNGQLVLSALIVLKLLLDTKNEIFADKMQCFIPKLLELSTYKLMDIRITALDCLTSYTNYSAVLINVYKPNVLEKLKTVLDDKKRLVRKAAVKARTRWFLVCAPGGIKEQ; encoded by the exons atggaGAATGGATCCGATAAATTCTTTGAGGTTAACTCACACAATAATTCCGTTGTTAGATCATTTAGTCTAAAGGCATGTTTGGAGATGGCTACTCCAGCAAGTTCCACTCTTGCAGAAAGGTTATCGgctaattttaatgataacgtTGCGTTGGTTTCAGTATGTAAAGACATAGCTTTAG AAGTACAATTAggagaattaaaattatccacATTTGTTGAAGAATTAGGTTCTTTTGTAACAAATAAGGATGTCAGTGTGCGAGAAGGAGGAGTCACAGCACTTTCCTCTGTATTGTCCGAGTTACCCAATGATTTTCTTAATGAAACTGAATTACATTTTATCACAGTGTTCTTTTGTGATAGATTGAAAGATCATCATAGTATTATACCAGTAGTTCTTCGTGGAATTTTGGCAATA gttcaAATGATTCATCTACCTCAGGATGCACCAGCTTGTTTATTCACAAAAATGTTTGAACATGTTCAGTGTCAATCTCAACTTTTACAAGATCGTCGtaacatctatttaatttttgcaACACTACTACAAAGTAGATtaaatgatttgaaaaaaatgggACCTGATTTTGTTTACGGAGTTATATCCTCTATCGATGGCGAACGTGACCCTAGAAATCTTATGTTATTGTTTAATATACTtccaaattttataaaagaatttccaTTAGGGCATTTAGCAGAAGAAATGTTTGAAGTTATATCATGTTACTTTCCAATAGATTTTAATcct atTGGATCAGATGTGATTGGTATAACACGTGAAGATTTGGCTGAATCATTAGCACCTTGTCTCTATGCAATTCCCGAATTTGTAGAATTTTGTATACCACTTATATCGGACAAATTATCTTCCAATCTTAAAGTTGCAAAATTGGATTCATTGCATTTGTTAAGGAAAGGAGCCTATGTATTTGGTGTAAATGGATTGGAGCCATATCTTTCAGAACTTTGGCCTATTATAAGGAAAGAAGTTATGTCTGGTGGAGattcagaaataaaaaatactaccCTTAAGACATTGGCTGTATTAATTGAAGTTATATCTGCCGATGAAAAAGTTCATGGaacatttattgaaaaaatattaacagatATTAAAATGTCTTTATGTGATGTACAACTTAGTTTATTCAGACCGGCAGAAAATTTATTGGAGTCTGTAGCAATGGTGAACAAGCAAACTTGTGTATACGTATTACGTGTTATAGTGCCAATTTGTCTTGGCCAATATTCtactaaaaatttattaatggaTAAAGTCATCATAATGGAcgctttaaataattttatgaaaatcgCTTCTGATTTAGGTTTCTCTATCAAAg ATGTTCCAGAATTAACTTGGACAGACATTCCACAGCTGTATTTTGAGGAATTATCAAAACAATCTACAGAGCtaagaattaaaatacttATTGGTTTGACAATACAAAGGGCTTATTTAAAAGAGACtcatagaattttattatatgatattatatgtaatgaGATTGATACTGGTTGCGAGGAAATGAGAAACATTTGTCAAGCATGCTTGGCAGCGTTTGCTAATTTATATCCGAATGAAGTATTATTGGTGGTTCAGGAAAAACTTCAAATTGATAAAG ACGATATAGATGTAAAAGTTAAAATTCGTAGATTACAAGCATTATCTATAATTGCAAAAATTCCTGAATTAGCCAATGAAATATTACCAAAAGTTCTTGGTATAGGAAATTCTCCTAATTCAGAGATAAGTCTCGCTGCATTAAAGTGTATCCATAAACTCGTTTCAATTAGAAACAGTACTTCTGATGtccaatattttttgtataatgaATGTAACatcattgataaattaatttcgtttacAACAAATACTTCTACTGATAAATTATCCCTTATATCAAGCATTTGTCAATGCATTGTAAGAGGTCTTTCTGTAGAGGATCAACAAATGATTACAGATAaatatattgctattataacaCAAAACACTTGTGAAAATGTCATAACTGTGATAATCAGtttacttatttctttaaGACAAGAAGTTAAATTAATACTTGATGATAGTCTATTAGAAAGTTTATATAACTTAGCTGTCAATAGTTCTAATTCTATTACTAGAACAATGTCTTGCCAACTACTTTCTGTAGTACTAAACAAAATGAATAACGCagaacattttaaaaatagttTGATATATcttcaagaaaaaataaagaaaaatttggaaTCAACTTCTAatgtagatataaaaaagaaaactgttattttacatatttggTTAACAAAAGCAGCAGTTACAAAAGGAAGTTATAACTCTCAAGATTGTCtcaatatt cttACAGAAATGCTCAAACATAATGAAGTAGGTGAATATGTAGCTCAAGAATATAAAAGGTTAACGCGTAAAATGGATAATACTTTAACATCtgaaaatttttgtaatataaaaattttttataaacaaagagTATTTCAGCATTTATTACAGCAAAATAAtagttttttaaataattcaagacaaaattttttaattgcttTAACTTATTTAATAGAAGAAATGCCTACTGAACTATTATACATGCATTTATCAGAA ttagtttttcttctaattgaGTCTCTATCTTTGGACAATGGACAATTGGTTCTTTCTGCCTTAATAGTTTTAAAACTTTTGTTGGATACAAAAAATGAGATTTTTGCtgataaaatgcaatgttttaTTCCAAAACTTTTGGAATTATcaacatataaattaatg GATATCAGAATTACAGCTCTAGACTGTTTAACAAGTTACACGAATTATTCCGCTGTATtgattaatgtatataaaccAAATGTCTTAGAAAAGCTTAAGACGGTTCTTGATGATAAAAAACGTTTAGTAAGGAAAGCTGCTGTAAAAGCCAGAACACGTTGGTTTTTAGTTTGTGCGCCTGGTGGAATCAAAGAACAATGA
- the LOC124422851 gene encoding MORN repeat-containing protein 4 homolog, producing MGDGVAKTGAYKYDDGTKYIGDWNNRGLKHGAGSLLLPDGTRYDGAFQNGLCSGLGIIIFPDGAKYEGEFMQGWFHGHGVFWRADGMKFEGEFRGGRVWGLGLVTYSDGSHGFPRNEGFFQDCRLVRRRRCPDIVQKAQKISMMARVQCS from the exons ATGGGTGATG GTGTGGCTAAGACAGGTGCATACAAATATGATGATGGAACAAAATATATTGGAGATTGGAATAATAGAGGATTGAAACATGGTGCTGGTTCTTTACTTCTTCCTGATGGTACACGATACGACGGTGCCTTCCAAAATGGCCTTTGTTCTGGTTTAGGCATCATTATATTTCCCGATGGAGCAAA atacGAAGGTGAATTTATGCAGGGTTGGTTTCACGGGCATGGAGTATTTTGGAGAGCTGATGGAATGAAGTTTGAAGGAGAATTTCGCGGTGGAAGAGTATGGGGCTTAG GTTTGGTGACTTATTCTGATGGTTCACATGGTTTTCCAAGAAACGAAGGCTTTTTCCAGGATTGTAGACTTGTACGTCGCCGTCGTTGTCCAGACATAGTACAAAAAGCACAGAAAATTTCTATGATGGCTCGCGTACAATGCTCTTAA
- the LOC124423245 gene encoding pantothenate kinase 3 isoform X4 produces MIWTILYLNSSAQKKMTPLAMPWFGMDIGGTLCKLVYFEPKDITRDEADAELETLKNIRRYLTKNSAYGKTGHRDTHLQMDNVYVRGRRGTLHFIRFPTSEMGNFLALAKSKGMANLVTTVCATGGGAYKFEENFKKGQSNLQEVNMSLAKFDELDSLIRGILYVEITNPHECYYWSYPTDDRRCQKVPYDFSEPYPFLLVNIGSGVSILAVYGPENYKRISGTSLGGGTFLGLCCLLTGCNTFEEAIELATGGDNTKVDKLVKDIYGGDYEPFGLPGDLVASSFGQMNFKERRNAVTKEDLARATLVTITNNIGSIARMCAVNEKIERVVFVGNFLRVNPISMKLLAYAMDYWSKGTMKALFLEHEGYFGAVGCLLQFKGEIN; encoded by the exons atgATTTGGACGATCTTATATTTGAATTCTTCcgcacaaaaaaaaatgacgccCTTAG caATGCCGTGGTTTGGAATGGATATAGGTGGTACATTGTGCAAATTAGTATATTTTGAACCTAAAGATATAACGAGAGATGAAGCTGACGCAGAACTTGAAACTCTTAAAAATATTCGGCGTTATCTTACAAAAAATTCAGCCTATGGAAAAACAGGTCATAGAGATACGCATTTACAG atGGATAATGTTTATGTTAGAGGCAGGCGTGGTACTTTACACTTTATTAGATTTCCTACCAGCGAAATGGGAAATTTTCTAGCATTAGCAAAATCTAAAGGTATGGCGAATCTTGTAACCACTGTTTGTGCAACTGGAGGTGGAGCCTacaaatttgaagaaaatttcaaaaaa GGTCAATCCAATTTACAGGAAGTAAATATGAGTTTAGCAAAATTTGATGAATTGGACAGCTTAATACGAGGCATACTTTATGTAGAAATAACTAATCCACATGAATGCTATTATTGGTCTTATCCAACAGATGATAGAAGATGTCAAAAAGTACCATATGATTTTTCAGAACCTTATCCATTCTTg CTAGTAAATATAGGTTCAGGTGTTAGTATATTAGCAGTTTATGGACCAGAAAATTATAAGAGGATATCTGGAACAAG ttTAGGCGGTGGAACATTCTTAGGTTTATGTTGTTTACTCACTGGTTGTAACACTTTCGAAGAAGCAATTGAATTAGCAACAGGTGGTGACAACACTAAAGTAGATAAATTAGTAAAAGATATCTATGGGGGTGATTACGAGCCATTTGGTCTTCCTGGAGATCTTGTTGCCAGCAG TTTTGGGCAAATGAATTTTAAAGAACGTCGTAATGCTGTTACGAAGGAAGACCTTGCACGTGCGACCCTTGTCACTATCACCAATAATATTGGTTCCATAGCACGTATGTGTGCTGTTaatgaaaagatagaaagg gTGGTATTCGTTGGTAACTTCCTCAGGGTCAATCCTATTTCTATGAAATTATTGGCCTATGCTATGGATTATTGGTCTAAAGGAACAATGAAAGCTCTGTTTTTAGAGCATGag gGTTATTTTGGAGCAGTGGGATGTTTATTGCAAtttaaaggagaaataaaCTGA
- the LOC124423245 gene encoding pantothenate kinase 3 isoform X3, which yields MSPQSFKKNLNNKIMASNGYSGAEVAESDSKNNSPPCESVNSMPWFGMDIGGTLCKLVYFEPKDITRDEADAELETLKNIRRYLTKNSAYGKTGHRDTHLQMDNVYVRGRRGTLHFIRFPTSEMGNFLALAKSKGMANLVTTVCATGGGAYKFEENFKKEVNMSLAKFDELDSLIRGILYVEITNPHECYYWSYPTDDRRCQKVPYDFSEPYPFLLVNIGSGVSILAVYGPENYKRISGTSLGGGTFLGLCCLLTGCNTFEEAIELATGGDNTKVDKLVKDIYGGDYEPFGLPGDLVASSFGQMNFKERRNAVTKEDLARATLVTITNNIGSIARMCAVNEKIERVVFVGNFLRVNPISMKLLAYAMDYWSKGTMKALFLEHEGYFGAVGCLLQFKGEIN from the exons ATGAGTCCACAGagctttaagaaaaatttgaacaaTAAAATCATGGCATCAAATGGTTATTCTGGGGCAGAAGTGGCAGAAAGCGACTCAAAGAATAATTCACCACCGTGTGAGTCCGTAAACT caATGCCGTGGTTTGGAATGGATATAGGTGGTACATTGTGCAAATTAGTATATTTTGAACCTAAAGATATAACGAGAGATGAAGCTGACGCAGAACTTGAAACTCTTAAAAATATTCGGCGTTATCTTACAAAAAATTCAGCCTATGGAAAAACAGGTCATAGAGATACGCATTTACAG atGGATAATGTTTATGTTAGAGGCAGGCGTGGTACTTTACACTTTATTAGATTTCCTACCAGCGAAATGGGAAATTTTCTAGCATTAGCAAAATCTAAAGGTATGGCGAATCTTGTAACCACTGTTTGTGCAACTGGAGGTGGAGCCTacaaatttgaagaaaatttcaaaaaa GAAGTAAATATGAGTTTAGCAAAATTTGATGAATTGGACAGCTTAATACGAGGCATACTTTATGTAGAAATAACTAATCCACATGAATGCTATTATTGGTCTTATCCAACAGATGATAGAAGATGTCAAAAAGTACCATATGATTTTTCAGAACCTTATCCATTCTTg CTAGTAAATATAGGTTCAGGTGTTAGTATATTAGCAGTTTATGGACCAGAAAATTATAAGAGGATATCTGGAACAAG ttTAGGCGGTGGAACATTCTTAGGTTTATGTTGTTTACTCACTGGTTGTAACACTTTCGAAGAAGCAATTGAATTAGCAACAGGTGGTGACAACACTAAAGTAGATAAATTAGTAAAAGATATCTATGGGGGTGATTACGAGCCATTTGGTCTTCCTGGAGATCTTGTTGCCAGCAG TTTTGGGCAAATGAATTTTAAAGAACGTCGTAATGCTGTTACGAAGGAAGACCTTGCACGTGCGACCCTTGTCACTATCACCAATAATATTGGTTCCATAGCACGTATGTGTGCTGTTaatgaaaagatagaaagg gTGGTATTCGTTGGTAACTTCCTCAGGGTCAATCCTATTTCTATGAAATTATTGGCCTATGCTATGGATTATTGGTCTAAAGGAACAATGAAAGCTCTGTTTTTAGAGCATGag gGTTATTTTGGAGCAGTGGGATGTTTATTGCAAtttaaaggagaaataaaCTGA
- the LOC124423245 gene encoding pantothenate kinase 3 isoform X1 → MSPQSFKKNLNNKIMASNGYSGAEVAESDSKNNSPPCESVNSMPWFGMDIGGTLCKLVYFEPKDITRDEADAELETLKNIRRYLTKNSAYGKTGHRDTHLQMDNVYVRGRRGTLHFIRFPTSEMGNFLALAKSKGMANLVTTVCATGGGAYKFEENFKKGQSNLQEVNMSLAKFDELDSLIRGILYVEITNPHECYYWSYPTDDRRCQKVPYDFSEPYPFLLVNIGSGVSILAVYGPENYKRISGTSLGGGTFLGLCCLLTGCNTFEEAIELATGGDNTKVDKLVKDIYGGDYEPFGLPGDLVASSFGQMNFKERRNAVTKEDLARATLVTITNNIGSIARMCAVNEKIERVVFVGNFLRVNPISMKLLAYAMDYWSKGTMKALFLEHEGYFGAVGCLLQFKGEIN, encoded by the exons ATGAGTCCACAGagctttaagaaaaatttgaacaaTAAAATCATGGCATCAAATGGTTATTCTGGGGCAGAAGTGGCAGAAAGCGACTCAAAGAATAATTCACCACCGTGTGAGTCCGTAAACT caATGCCGTGGTTTGGAATGGATATAGGTGGTACATTGTGCAAATTAGTATATTTTGAACCTAAAGATATAACGAGAGATGAAGCTGACGCAGAACTTGAAACTCTTAAAAATATTCGGCGTTATCTTACAAAAAATTCAGCCTATGGAAAAACAGGTCATAGAGATACGCATTTACAG atGGATAATGTTTATGTTAGAGGCAGGCGTGGTACTTTACACTTTATTAGATTTCCTACCAGCGAAATGGGAAATTTTCTAGCATTAGCAAAATCTAAAGGTATGGCGAATCTTGTAACCACTGTTTGTGCAACTGGAGGTGGAGCCTacaaatttgaagaaaatttcaaaaaa GGTCAATCCAATTTACAGGAAGTAAATATGAGTTTAGCAAAATTTGATGAATTGGACAGCTTAATACGAGGCATACTTTATGTAGAAATAACTAATCCACATGAATGCTATTATTGGTCTTATCCAACAGATGATAGAAGATGTCAAAAAGTACCATATGATTTTTCAGAACCTTATCCATTCTTg CTAGTAAATATAGGTTCAGGTGTTAGTATATTAGCAGTTTATGGACCAGAAAATTATAAGAGGATATCTGGAACAAG ttTAGGCGGTGGAACATTCTTAGGTTTATGTTGTTTACTCACTGGTTGTAACACTTTCGAAGAAGCAATTGAATTAGCAACAGGTGGTGACAACACTAAAGTAGATAAATTAGTAAAAGATATCTATGGGGGTGATTACGAGCCATTTGGTCTTCCTGGAGATCTTGTTGCCAGCAG TTTTGGGCAAATGAATTTTAAAGAACGTCGTAATGCTGTTACGAAGGAAGACCTTGCACGTGCGACCCTTGTCACTATCACCAATAATATTGGTTCCATAGCACGTATGTGTGCTGTTaatgaaaagatagaaagg gTGGTATTCGTTGGTAACTTCCTCAGGGTCAATCCTATTTCTATGAAATTATTGGCCTATGCTATGGATTATTGGTCTAAAGGAACAATGAAAGCTCTGTTTTTAGAGCATGag gGTTATTTTGGAGCAGTGGGATGTTTATTGCAAtttaaaggagaaataaaCTGA
- the LOC124423245 gene encoding pantothenate kinase 3 isoform X2 — MSPQSFKKNLNNKIMASNGYSGAEVAESDSKNNSPPSMPWFGMDIGGTLCKLVYFEPKDITRDEADAELETLKNIRRYLTKNSAYGKTGHRDTHLQMDNVYVRGRRGTLHFIRFPTSEMGNFLALAKSKGMANLVTTVCATGGGAYKFEENFKKGQSNLQEVNMSLAKFDELDSLIRGILYVEITNPHECYYWSYPTDDRRCQKVPYDFSEPYPFLLVNIGSGVSILAVYGPENYKRISGTSLGGGTFLGLCCLLTGCNTFEEAIELATGGDNTKVDKLVKDIYGGDYEPFGLPGDLVASSFGQMNFKERRNAVTKEDLARATLVTITNNIGSIARMCAVNEKIERVVFVGNFLRVNPISMKLLAYAMDYWSKGTMKALFLEHEGYFGAVGCLLQFKGEIN; from the exons ATGAGTCCACAGagctttaagaaaaatttgaacaaTAAAATCATGGCATCAAATGGTTATTCTGGGGCAGAAGTGGCAGAAAGCGACTCAAAGAATAATTCACCACCGT caATGCCGTGGTTTGGAATGGATATAGGTGGTACATTGTGCAAATTAGTATATTTTGAACCTAAAGATATAACGAGAGATGAAGCTGACGCAGAACTTGAAACTCTTAAAAATATTCGGCGTTATCTTACAAAAAATTCAGCCTATGGAAAAACAGGTCATAGAGATACGCATTTACAG atGGATAATGTTTATGTTAGAGGCAGGCGTGGTACTTTACACTTTATTAGATTTCCTACCAGCGAAATGGGAAATTTTCTAGCATTAGCAAAATCTAAAGGTATGGCGAATCTTGTAACCACTGTTTGTGCAACTGGAGGTGGAGCCTacaaatttgaagaaaatttcaaaaaa GGTCAATCCAATTTACAGGAAGTAAATATGAGTTTAGCAAAATTTGATGAATTGGACAGCTTAATACGAGGCATACTTTATGTAGAAATAACTAATCCACATGAATGCTATTATTGGTCTTATCCAACAGATGATAGAAGATGTCAAAAAGTACCATATGATTTTTCAGAACCTTATCCATTCTTg CTAGTAAATATAGGTTCAGGTGTTAGTATATTAGCAGTTTATGGACCAGAAAATTATAAGAGGATATCTGGAACAAG ttTAGGCGGTGGAACATTCTTAGGTTTATGTTGTTTACTCACTGGTTGTAACACTTTCGAAGAAGCAATTGAATTAGCAACAGGTGGTGACAACACTAAAGTAGATAAATTAGTAAAAGATATCTATGGGGGTGATTACGAGCCATTTGGTCTTCCTGGAGATCTTGTTGCCAGCAG TTTTGGGCAAATGAATTTTAAAGAACGTCGTAATGCTGTTACGAAGGAAGACCTTGCACGTGCGACCCTTGTCACTATCACCAATAATATTGGTTCCATAGCACGTATGTGTGCTGTTaatgaaaagatagaaagg gTGGTATTCGTTGGTAACTTCCTCAGGGTCAATCCTATTTCTATGAAATTATTGGCCTATGCTATGGATTATTGGTCTAAAGGAACAATGAAAGCTCTGTTTTTAGAGCATGag gGTTATTTTGGAGCAGTGGGATGTTTATTGCAAtttaaaggagaaataaaCTGA
- the LOC124422745 gene encoding dynein regulatory complex subunit 4-like, giving the protein MGPKKAKGKAMDTVDGVDTSKMNREQLEIYAHKILEEMEREREERNFFQLERDKLRTFWEISRHQLDEARAIVRNKEREKEELQEKHDAEMKLYKQKVKHLMYEHQTNLSETKADHLVALKMAQDDHVSQENELIRDKKELKKAQREQEVARLNEMHELKLHHAEEISNIMKKFESEAIELEQKYEQKLTNQYESLTLKHQMEITEIEERKNLQISTLIKNHETAFTEMKTYYNDITLNNLSLIQSMKEQMEQMKNNEDRMKKQVRELTVENKQFSTELKSLREKVADYTRQLVNYEKDKQCLSHTKRKLSLTIKDYDNLKWENEVLELRFEKCQSERDDLHSRFVSAILELQQKTGLKNVLLEKKLEKLSELLEQREVQISEVLAAAHLDPTAVVNVNKKLEDMLNRKNTAIQDLQYELAKACKAHDDLLSVYESKLQEYGISKSEIEFQPLRAKLVNTWTGSG; this is encoded by the exons atG ggGCCTAAAAAGGCAAAGGGTAAGGCAATGGACACTGTCGACGGAGTGGATACATCAAAAATGAATAGAGAACAACTTGAGATATATGCTCATAAGATATTAGAAGAGATGGAACGTGAAAGGgaggaaagaaatttctttcaattagaaagagataaattacGTACTTTTTGGGAAATATCGAGACATCAATTGGACGAAGCACGTGCCATTGTtag gaataaagaacgagagaaggaagaactTCAGGAAAAGCACGATGCGGAAATGAAATTGTACAAACAAAAAGTAAAGCACTTGATGTATGAACACCAGACTAACTTGTCTGAAACAAAGGCAGACCATTTGGTTGCTCTTAAAATGGCGCAAGATGATCACGTATCTCAAGAGAACGAGCTTATTAGggataaaaaggaattaaagaAAGCACAAAGGGAACAGGAAGTGGCTCGTTTGAATGAAATGCATGAATTGAAACTT cATCATGCCGAAGAAATAAGTAACATCATGAAAAAATTCGAATCGGAAGCAATAGAATTGGAACAAAAGTACGAGCAAAAATTAACGAATCAATACGAATCATTGACCTTGAAACATCAAATGGAAATTACCGAaatagaggagagaaaaaatttacaaatttccACTTTGATTAAAAATCATGAAACTGCATTTACAGAGATGAAaacttattataatgatattacttTAAATAACTTGTCACTTATTCAAAGTATgaag gAACAAATGGAACAAATGAAGAATAACGAAGATAGGATGAAGAAACAGGTACGCGAGTTAACAGtggaaaataaacaattttctacGGAATTAAAGAgtttgagagaaaaagtagCCGATTATACACGACAACTTGTTAATTATGAGAAAGATAAGCAATGTTTATcc catacaaaaagaaaactgtCGTTGACTATCAAGgattatgataatttaaaatggGAGAATGAAGTTTTGGAACTACGATTTGAGAaa tgTCAATCGGAAAGAGACGATCTTCATTCTAGATTCGTATCAGCCATATTGGAATTGCAACAAAAGACTGGCTTAAAAAATGtactattagaaaaaaaattagaaaaattatctgAATTGTTAGAGCAACGTGAAGTTCAAATTAGCGAAGTCTTGGCTGCTGCTCATTTAGATCCCACGGCCGTCgtgaatgtaaataaaaaattggag GATATGTTGAATCGAAAAAATACAGCGATACAAGATCTCCAATATGAATTGGCTAAAGCTTGTAAAGCGCACGACGATTTATTATCAGTATACGAAAGTAAATTGCAAGAGTATGGAATATCTAAATCTGAGATTGAATTTCAACCATTAAGAGCAAAACTGGTGAATACGTGGACAGGGTCAGGATAA